A stretch of DNA from Ignavibacteriota bacterium:
TGCATGATGTTCGATTTTCCATGCGCCTCCTCGGCACCGAAGCGCACCGAGCGGTACAGCCCGGCCACATAGGTCACGATCGACTTCCGCAATTGCTCCTCGGTGATCTTCTTCTCCGCAAGCAACACGCGGTTGTTGTAGAGTCCGAGCAAATCGGCCTTGCACTCTTCTATGGCGGAGTAGCGTTCCTTGAGCGCGCGGCGCACGCTCAGCTTGTCGTCGCCGAACACATAGCCACGCCCGAGCGTGTGCGACACTTCGTGCAGCGTGACAAAACTCGTGAAGGCCGCACGGTCCACATAGGCGCGCTGATCGGGCCGCAGAAGTTTTTCGGCGATGGGCACAAGGATCTTGTCGAACTTCGCCTCGATGAGATTTTTGTACATCTGCTTTTTACCACCCTTGACCTGTGTCACACGCGGATCGTTGGGCAGCGACGCCGCAATGGTCTTGACACCCTTCATAAAATCGCCGCCGAAGAACACGACGTTGACAACTTCGAGCACATTGCCCGATCCGGCCGTCGCACGAATGTACTTCGGATCCATGGGCAGGGCCTTTTCGAACGCGTCGATATGCCCTGTGAACATCTGCAATTCCCGTGTGCCGGCCGGATCCTTCACCACCACGGCACATTCGTAGGCGGTCTTGTAATTAAAGAGCGCGTCCTCATAATTCTCGATCGGGCCTATGACCACATCGACGTTGTTCTCTTTCAAATCCATCCAGGCCATGTCGCTTGCGAAATAATCGTCCGTGAGCAGTGCTACCGCGCGCAGGCGCAGGTACTTGCGCAGCGAGGGATTGTCGGCCAGCGTTGCGGCCTTTTCGAGCAGGGCCGCGATGCGCGGCACCTCGGGATAGGCCTTTGCAAACGGCACGGCACGGAAGCCCGTCCCGTCGCGTTCCACCACGGTGTACTGACCTTCGAGTTCCTCCTTGCGTCCGGGATTCTTCGTGCTAAAGTCCTCGAATTCCTCCTTGCTCATGTCCTGCGGATAATACGCGGCCACGGGAGGCTTGGTCGCGGGACCGGTGCCGACAAAACGCGCACCGTCGTAGATACGGTCGTACGGTCCGTAATTGATGCGCACATACTTCGAGAGGTCGGCCGCCGCGGGACCCGCCGCGCCGAGCGAATCGCGCAGGGCGATGGCATCGGGCGAGGTCTGGCGCCAGAACACCTCGTCGACGAGAGTCCCTGCTTCCACGAGAGTGCGCACAAGCGCTCGCTCGCGCTCGGTCAGAAATGAAAGGTCCGTCGCGAGACTCACGGGTGCATACTCCGCGAGGCGCTCGGCGACCGAGGGCGTGGCGCCGTGCATGTCGGTGGTCTCCTGTGTGCGGGAATTCTGTCTGCCGCAGGAGGCGAGCAGAACGGTGAGCAGTAAAGTTGCTGGAAGAAGGAAGCGGGAGCGCATGAAGGACGTCCTGTCTGTTGCGGAAGAGTGAAATGTACGGCGGCACGGATCGAAGGAAAAAAGACATACAGCTCCGTTACATCCAGAACCATGCCATTGCTTCCATGAAACGCGGAATCACAGTCACACGATTGGCTTTGTCTTTGAGGCGCCGAAGGTCTACTTTTTCGGGAATGAACAGACTGCTCCCGCGCACCCGTCTCACTCTGCTGCTCGTCCTGCTGCTGCCCGCGGCCGTTTCCGCGCAGGTCACGCTGCACCTGTGGCATCAGATGCGTCCGGACGCGCGCGAGGTGCTCAAGCAGCGTATCGCGGTGTTCGAACGCCTGCATCCGGGAATACGTGTCGCGCAGTTGTACAAGGAGAACGAGGAACTGCGCGTCGGCTTCCAGGCCGCGGCGGCTTTTACCGGCGGCGGACCGGAACTCGTGTACGGACCCAGCGACTTTGTGGGCGCCTTTGAATCGATGCGCATTGTCAAGCCGCTTGAAGCGCTGTTCCCGCCCGCCTTCTTCGCGCGCTTCGATACAAAGGCGCTCACACGCTACAACGGCCATATCTATCAGATCGGTGATGAGATCGGGAATCATCTCGCCCTGATCTGGAACAAACGTCTGTTCCGCGAAGCCGGTTTGAACCGCGCCCCTGAGACCTTCGACGAGCTTATCCGTTTCGGAAAACTGCTCACACGCGATAACAATGGCGACGGCGTCATCGACCAGTACGGCCTGGTGTGGAATTACACCGAACCGTTCTTCTTCATTCCCTTCTACACATCCTTCGGTGGCTGGGTGCTCGATGAAAACCGCAGGCCGACACTCGACAACGAGGCGTCGGTGCGGGCCTTCGAATTTGTGAAGGCGATGCGCGACGAGCATCACATCATCCCGAAGGAGTGTGATTACGAGATCGCCGACAGCAAGTTTACCGACCAACGCGCGGCGATGATCATCAACGGATCGTGGTCCTGGGGCAAGTACATGGAGGCGCTGGGCGCGGATTTCGGCATCGCGATGATACCGCGCAACACAGCCACAGGGCTCTGGGCAGCGCCGATCGTGTCGAGCAAGGGCTACTTCGTGAACGTGTATCTCGAGGGCGAACGTCTCGACGCCGCGCGGCTCTTCCTCGAATTCATGCTGTCGGACGAATCGCAGCGCATTTTCTCGACGCGGCTCAAGACCATACCCTCGTCGATCGCGGTGCAGAACTCGTCCGCCGTATTCGCCGATCCTGTCATCGCCGTCTCGATGGAGCAGGCGCGGGTCGGCCTGCCCATGCCGCTGGTGCCAGAGATGCGCGCGGTGTGGGACGCGATGCGTCCGCCGTACCAGAATCTGCTCGGAGGAAACATCGATGCAGCCGAGGCCGCGCGCGAGCAGCAGCGGCTGGCCGTGCAAAAAATCCGCGAGTTGAACGAGGGCGCTTCCGATGGCAGCGAGGATGCGTCTGGCGCCGCGGTCACCATCGTCTACCTCATCGGCGCGCTGCTCGCCATAGCCGCGCTGTTCGGGCTCGTGCGCAATTTCCTGATCCCGCTGCTGCGTCATCCCGACCGGCTCGAGACACGGAACGCGCGATTCGCAGTGTTTATGATTCTGCCCGCCGCCATACTCATGTTCGGTGTGGTCATCTATCCCTTCTTCTACAACCTCGTCATCTCGCTCTCGAACATGAGCATGCTGACGGTGAACGACTGGCGCATCATCGGATTCGATCAATACGGGAAGGTGTTCGGCATCGACCGTTTCGCCGAGGAACTTGCGCGTCCGTCGGGCACGCTGTGGACCGCGGCGGGACAGATGTTCTCGACCGAATTCTATGGCGTATTTCTGAAGACGGTGATATGGACCTTTGTGAACGTGACGTTTCACGTGGTCATCGGCGTGTTTCTCGCACTGCTGCTGAACCGCGCGCTGCCGGGCAAATCCATCTTCCGCATCCTGCTCATTCTGCCCTGGGCCGTGCCGCAGTACATCACGGCGCTGACCTGGCGCGGCATGTTCAACACCGACAGCGGCGCAGTCAATGCGATATTAAAGACCGTATTTTCCGTATCTCCTCTGCCCTGGCTAACGGACGAGTCGCTCGCGTTTGCGGCGGCCATCATCACCAACATCTGGCTGGGCTTCCCGTTCATGATGCTCATCGCGCTGGGCGGACTGCAGTCCATTCCACAGGAACTGTACGAGGCCGCCGACATCGACGGCGCGAGTCCGTGGCAGAAATTCCGCAACGTGACCGCCCCCTTGTTGAAGCCCGTCATGATTCCCGCCATCACATTGGGCATCGTGTGGACGTTCAACAACATCAATGTCGTCTGGCTCGTATCGAACGGGGGCCAGCCCGCGGATCAGACGCACATCCTGGTGAGCTACGTGTACCGCGCGGCGTTCAACCTCTACCGCTATGGCTACGCGGCGGCGTTCAGCTTCATCATTTTCCTCATCCTCGCGGCATGGAGCATCCTCTTCATGCGCCGCACCGCCACCGACAGCGCCGCATAGGCGCGACACCAGGAGACCGGAGAAAGCAGGCACATGGCACGCGGCACAAAAACACACAGGGCATGGACGCTCGTTGGAGTGTATGCGATACTCACCGTCTTCACGGCGGCATCGGTGTACCCGATACTGCAGGTGTTCAGCATATCGCTGCGGCCGCAAGCCACGCTGCTCAGCGACTCGCTCGCCATCATCCCCGACGGCGCGACCTGGGACAATTACATCGCGCTTTTCCGCGATCAGCCCTTTTTGCACTGGGTGTGGAATTCCCTCGTGGTCACCATCGCCGTAATGGTCGTGGGTGTCGCGCTGGCCTCGACCGCGGGGTATGCCTTTTCCCGGTACCGCTTTCCGGGCAAAAAGGCCGGCCTCCTGAGCCTGCTCATCACGCAGATGTTCCCCGCCACCATGCTGCTGCTGCCGCTCTTTATCATGATGGCGAAACTGAATCTGACAAACACGTTTCTGGGGTTGATCGTCATTTACTCCTCCACGGCGCTTCCGTTCTGCGTATGGCAGATGAAGGGCTTCTACGACACAATCCCCTTGAGTCTAGAAGAAGCGGCGCGCATCGACGGGCTCGGACGCTTCGCCTCATTCTACCGCATCATTCTCCCGTTGGCCGCGCCGGCGCTGGTGATCACCGCGCTGTTCTCGTTCATGTCGGCATGGACGGAGTACATCGTGGCGGCGCAGGTCCTGTACTACGACGAGATGTTCACGCTGCCGATCGGTCTCAAAAGTTTTCAATCGAACATGAGCACCGAGTGGGGTCTGTACGCCGCAAGTGCCCTGCTCGTCAGCATCCCCGCGATGGTGCTGTTCCTGCTTCTGAGCCGCTGGCTGATATCGGGTCTCACGCTCGGAAGCGTCAAGGGCTAAGCACGAGACGCGAGCATTCAACAGAACGTTTCACTGCACCGAACGGATCACACCTACTTCTCCATAACCCCGCGACATGACACTCAACACACTTCGGATCTTCGCATACACCACGTCGATCGTGCTCCTCATCGCGGGAGAGATCGCCCTGTGGTTCCTGTTCCGGGAATCGAATCTGCGCCTGTACCTGATGGCGGGATACCCGCTGCTTGTGTTTTTCTTTCTCGGCATGAAACTCATGCTCGTGAAAACGCTCGGCCGGCACGCGCCGCCCGCCTCCTCATCCACTCCCTCGACGGAAGAATGACCATGGCATCGGTACGATTGACGAACGTCACAAAACGATTCGAGAACAGCAAGGCCGCGACGATTGAAGGTCTGCACCTCGAAGTGCAGGACGGCGAGTTCATGGTGCTCGTCGGACCGTCGGGCTGCGGCAAGTCCACCACGCTGCGCATGGTGGCCGGACTCGAGGAGGCGACCGCGGGCGAGATTTACATCGGCGACCGTCTCGTGAACGACGTGGCTCCGAAGGACCGCGACATCGCGATGGTGTTCCAGAATTACGCGTTGTATCCGCACATGACCGTGCGCGAGAACCTGGCTTTCGGCCTCACACTGCGCAAGTACCCGAAAGCCGACATCGCGGCGCGGGTGGACGAAACCGCCGCGCTGCTCGAGATCGGTGAATTGCTGGATCGCAAGCCGAAGGCGCTTTCGGGCGGCCAGCGGCAGCGTGTGGCCCTCGGCCGCGCCATCGTGCGAAAGCCCAACGTGTTCCTGTTCGACGAGCCGCTCTCGAATCTCGACGCAAAACTCCGCGTGCAGATGCGTACCGAAATAAAAAAACTGCATCTGCGTCTGGGAACGACTATGATATACGTCACCCACGACCAGGTTGAGGCCATGACCATGGGCGACCGCATCACCGTCATGAAGGCGGGATTGATCCATCAGGTCGATACCCCGCTCAACGTATATCACCGTCCCGCCGACCTCTTTGTGGCGGGGTTCATCGGGAATCCCGCGATGAACGTGCTGTCGGGTGCGCTCGATGCCGAGGCGCATGTGCTGTCGGGCGCGGGTTTCTCCATCACGCTTCCCGAGGCGCATGCCGCGATGCTGCGCGCGCTTGCAGGCCGGAAAATCGTGCTGGGTATACGTCCAGAGAACGTGCATTTCAACGAGATCCCCTGCGAGTTGCCTGCGGCGATCGAGCTTGTTCATGAAGTGTCGGAGCTGCTCGGCAATGAAGTGTACGCATATCTGAAGGCCGGGACCGAGGCCGTGACGGCGCGCGCCGCAGCGATGCCGTCGCTGGGTCTCGGCGAGAAAACACGCGCGTGGCTCGATCTCGCGAAGGCGCATTACTTCGACGCGGAAACAGAGAAAAGGATCGGATAATCCGTTACTCCGCGCCGACGCACCTGCGCCGGCCGGTCAAATCAGGAGCGCCGCATGCGACGGTTCATTGGCCTGCAGGCCCTCGTCCCCATTCTCATCACCATCGCCGTGGCCGGCGCCTCCGCGCAGCGGCCGCTCCGCCTCACACTTCCGCCCGGCGGACCCGAGCGTGTGTTCACCATCACGAACGCGCGCGACGCCTTTTACGCTGTAGTCGCCAACGGAGAAAATTCGAGCGGCTTTCACGGCATCACGCGCGCAAAGCGCAAGGTGTTCGAGAATCACTGGATCGCGCTCGATGGCCGCCTCCTCGACAGGCGCAACGCGGAAGTGACGGTCGAACCCGACCGCTGCGTGCGCCGGTATCCGGAGAGCGGCACTGAAGAGGTGCTGCGATTCTGCGACTCCCTGTGCCTGCTCGTCGTGAGCATCACCACACGGCATGCGGGATCCGTCACCGTTGTGCCGTCGTGGTCCGCCGCCTTTGCTGCGGCCACACACGCCACGAGCGGCGCGCGACTGTTGCTGCGCGGCGAGGAGATCGCCTCCTGCGCCACAGTCTTTCTCAGCGGCGCTCCGCACAGGGGCTCGTGGGAACCGGTGGATCACGGACTCACGGACCAGATACCCGCAGCGACACGGGGCCACATGCCCGCGATGTACCGTATCGATAAGCTGCCCGCAGGCGCGCGCATAACATTCGCGGCGCAGATACACGATGCCAATTCAGCACCCGACGATGCACGTTCGCTCGATCCCGTGCCCGCGCGTTCCGCAGACTGTCTTGCGCGGGTATGGAACATGCAGCATGAACGATTCTCCTCCGCTTACGACGGCAGTGAAACCCTGAGTCGGCGCGGCGCCCAGGGCTGGCAGGGCGCGGAGGGCTGGATACGCGCGGCGATGAGTTCACTCCTGCTGCGCGGCGGCGTACCCGCGGTGTGGGCGGGGCTGCCGTGGTTCGACGAGGAATGGGGACGCGACACCTTCCTGGCACTGCCCGGCGCGGTGCTGGGAGCGGGAGATCACGACGCGGCTAAAAGGATCCTTTCATCTTTTATTCGCTGGCAAAACACCAGTGCCGCGGATCCGAATTTCGGCCGCATACCCAACCGGATACAGCCGGG
This window harbors:
- a CDS encoding extracellular solute-binding protein produces the protein MNRLLPRTRLTLLLVLLLPAAVSAQVTLHLWHQMRPDAREVLKQRIAVFERLHPGIRVAQLYKENEELRVGFQAAAAFTGGGPELVYGPSDFVGAFESMRIVKPLEALFPPAFFARFDTKALTRYNGHIYQIGDEIGNHLALIWNKRLFREAGLNRAPETFDELIRFGKLLTRDNNGDGVIDQYGLVWNYTEPFFFIPFYTSFGGWVLDENRRPTLDNEASVRAFEFVKAMRDEHHIIPKECDYEIADSKFTDQRAAMIINGSWSWGKYMEALGADFGIAMIPRNTATGLWAAPIVSSKGYFVNVYLEGERLDAARLFLEFMLSDESQRIFSTRLKTIPSSIAVQNSSAVFADPVIAVSMEQARVGLPMPLVPEMRAVWDAMRPPYQNLLGGNIDAAEAAREQQRLAVQKIRELNEGASDGSEDASGAAVTIVYLIGALLAIAALFGLVRNFLIPLLRHPDRLETRNARFAVFMILPAAILMFGVVIYPFFYNLVISLSNMSMLTVNDWRIIGFDQYGKVFGIDRFAEELARPSGTLWTAAGQMFSTEFYGVFLKTVIWTFVNVTFHVVIGVFLALLLNRALPGKSIFRILLILPWAVPQYITALTWRGMFNTDSGAVNAILKTVFSVSPLPWLTDESLAFAAAIITNIWLGFPFMMLIALGGLQSIPQELYEAADIDGASPWQKFRNVTAPLLKPVMIPAITLGIVWTFNNINVVWLVSNGGQPADQTHILVSYVYRAAFNLYRYGYAAAFSFIIFLILAAWSILFMRRTATDSAA
- a CDS encoding sugar ABC transporter permease; this encodes MARGTKTHRAWTLVGVYAILTVFTAASVYPILQVFSISLRPQATLLSDSLAIIPDGATWDNYIALFRDQPFLHWVWNSLVVTIAVMVVGVALASTAGYAFSRYRFPGKKAGLLSLLITQMFPATMLLLPLFIMMAKLNLTNTFLGLIVIYSSTALPFCVWQMKGFYDTIPLSLEEAARIDGLGRFASFYRIILPLAAPALVITALFSFMSAWTEYIVAAQVLYYDEMFTLPIGLKSFQSNMSTEWGLYAASALLVSIPAMVLFLLLSRWLISGLTLGSVKG
- the ugpC gene encoding sn-glycerol-3-phosphate ABC transporter ATP-binding protein UgpC, which translates into the protein MASVRLTNVTKRFENSKAATIEGLHLEVQDGEFMVLVGPSGCGKSTTLRMVAGLEEATAGEIYIGDRLVNDVAPKDRDIAMVFQNYALYPHMTVRENLAFGLTLRKYPKADIAARVDETAALLEIGELLDRKPKALSGGQRQRVALGRAIVRKPNVFLFDEPLSNLDAKLRVQMRTEIKKLHLRLGTTMIYVTHDQVEAMTMGDRITVMKAGLIHQVDTPLNVYHRPADLFVAGFIGNPAMNVLSGALDAEAHVLSGAGFSITLPEAHAAMLRALAGRKIVLGIRPENVHFNEIPCELPAAIELVHEVSELLGNEVYAYLKAGTEAVTARAAAMPSLGLGEKTRAWLDLAKAHYFDAETEKRIG